The sequence below is a genomic window from Streptosporangium lutulentum.
AGATCCTGACCGGGTGGGCGTTCGTGCTCCCGGCGGTGGCGCTCTTCCTGGTGATGGGGCTCTACACGATCGGCAGCGGCTTCGCGCTGAGCTTCGCCAAGTGGAACGGCTTCACCCCCGAATGGATCTGGGTCGGGCTCCAGAACTACCGCGACCTGCTCTACGCGGATCCGTCGCTCGCCCCTGAACTGCGCCGCGCCGCGTGGAACACCCTGCAGGTCATGATCGCTGTTCCGGCGCTCACCGTGGCGATCGCCCTGCCGCTCGCGGTCGCGCTCAACTCCATCAGGCGGCTGCGCTCCCTGCTGCGCTCGGTGTATTTCCTGCCCTACGTCACCAGCGGGATCGCGGTCTACTACGCCTGGCGCTATGTACTGGAGCCCGACGGCGCGGTCAACCTGCTGCTGCGGGCACTCGGGCTGGGCAGCCTCTCCCAGCCGCAGGGCTTCCTGGGCAACCCGAGCACCGCGCTGCCCACGCTGATCCTGATCCTCGTCTGGTCGAGCGTCCCCATCGCCACCCTGCTCTACCTGAGCGGGCTGCAGGCCATCGACCCCAACATGATCGAGGCCGCGCAGATCGACGGAGCCGCCCCCCGGCACGTGTTGCGCCGCATCATCTGGCCGCTGTTGCGGCCCATCACCGCGGCCATCGTGCTGCTCGGCG
It includes:
- a CDS encoding carbohydrate ABC transporter permease, which encodes MTTLTVKDRAGRLLKEPPRGGRPPGRWKEILTGWAFVLPAVALFLVMGLYTIGSGFALSFAKWNGFTPEWIWVGLQNYRDLLYADPSLAPELRRAAWNTLQVMIAVPALTVAIALPLAVALNSIRRLRSLLRSVYFLPYVTSGIAVYYAWRYVLEPDGAVNLLLRALGLGSLSQPQGFLGNPSTALPTLILILVWSSVPIATLLYLSGLQAIDPNMIEAAQIDGAAPRHVLRRIIWPLLRPITAAIVLLGVRDALHGFQIFLIMTRGGPGGHTDVLGLMAYRLSFFKGLALTLGLASALGWLLFAAALLLTLVNARMLRRIR